TCCTCCTAaactatttaatattaatctacATACTCCATCTTCTCCAAcaattcgtcttcttcgtttaattCTTCTAGGCATTTTGGCAATAATTTTAGTCTGACTTTCTTCGTCTCCTTTCTCATTTTCGAAATCTCTCCATGCTTCCAAAAGTAATACTCTACTTTCTTTATCACCATTTGAACGTAATGCATCATTCCCACGTTCAAATATTCTACGAGCTAAAGTAACATTATCAACACCATCTTCCGATGAAGAATTACCTAATTCAAATTTAGCATACGCTATCCAAACCTGTAATACAATGTGTCAGAATATTCATAAGTGGcaagtttaatatatatataatcatatcaCGAAATCAAACTTACTTTGACATGAAGAGTTCGTTCTAATAATCTCTCAAATAGTTGTCTagcattttctatttcatcctGAGATATTTCAAAATCTATATATGATTTCCATAAAAGTTCAGGCATATCCAacctaaataataaaaataatagagatattaaacatatctttgatagaaaataaaaataaaagaaaaatccaacttcaattatatttaattgcaATTTCTAGAATTATAACTTACCTTGGTTGAGATACAGCTAATTCATAAATAGCTCTAGCACGGTCAACGTCCCCTAATAAAGTTTCTAATTCTGCAAACTATATAGAcaaactatataataattaaataaaataaaatgaaaaataagataaatataactaTAGGAAAAGTAGTTTACTTTCATCCACGTTGTGCAGTTTTCAGGTCCAAATTCAAGGAATTTTTCATACAGAATCCTGCATCTATCAAATTCTCTGAGTTGTATCTCTAAATCAATGTAACCACGGTACAATTTATCTCTAGGACAAACACCCAATGCCATACCctgaattaaatgaaattaaatatttaaaaatacaataattcaatacttataaataagaaaaaacattattataataatgacatACCAATGTTTTTCTCGCTACAGTCAAATTTTTTTGCCGTATTTCGAAATATGCATAAAATAGCCATATcttagaaaatgtaaaatgtttATGTGGAATGAGTTCTAAACAggttctaaaaaataaaaaatattataaagttaCCTTTACacgtaacaataattttatataaaataaattctaccTGTAAACTTGACgacatctatctatatcttccGTATCAAGTTCTTCATACAAAGCATAATTTATCCACAGATAGATATATCGTCTCCAATATTGCTTCtcctttaaaaaatttgttttatggAAAGGAACTTCAGTATGACTTCagaattgttaaaatataaataaaaaaattcattttaccTTGGTAGGAGGAACATTTGCTATGGCTCGTTCATATGTTTCTCTTACAACTTCAACATTTCCTTCAGATTCTACTAATCTTAGATAATCGAACCAAGCATCATAATTAGAAGGATTTTCTTTGACTTCTTGTTCGTactgatattttcttttgctaaCTATTACATCTTCAATGCCTATTGAAAAAGTTTATGAAAttcatattactttttatatacttatacaaattaatattaatacttcaaattttttaattcatattttaaattaaacagaTCTTAATCTTTATAATGTGAATTACCTGAACGGTctccatatttcttttcatgtaTGGTATatgctttatatatttcttctgttctttcttttgaaatattgtctaaagcatatttataaattattcttgcTCTATCATGCtatcaaaaagatattaaaataatatatatcaaaaagatattaaaataatagttGCTATAATAGAACTactgaattattatatattgttattttaagaTAGTACTTCTCTCTGTGCTTCTTCAAATCTTGCAAATGCTATAAATAACCTTTCATCCAAGCTTTCATCTCCAAAAAAGTTGACAGCACGTTCATAAACCTTGCGTGCTCCATTTATGAAACCATGAGATTCTTCAAAACGTGCATACTTTATCCAATGTTTTACATCAGGATGAACCATAACAAAACGTTCATAtatctctcttgctctttgtatttctttatatcgtaattcaaatttaatatatgtttgCCATGCTTGTTCATCAGGTTCCCATTCCATCCAACGCTCAAAAACTTGACGTGCTCCTATAACAAATCTTTGTAAAATCAagttatgtaataaaaaataattcctaattttatattaaatcttaccagcaatattttctaacatttcttccatatatgtatatttgtaccAAAATTGATTAGCTCTAGGTAAAATTGTAAC
The Vespula pensylvanica isolate Volc-1 chromosome 4, ASM1446617v1, whole genome shotgun sequence DNA segment above includes these coding regions:
- the LOC122628362 gene encoding protein crooked neck yields the protein MEKSQKMPKVAKVKNKAPAEIQITAEQLLREAKERDLEILPPPPKQKISDPHELADYQHRKRKMYEDNIRKNRMVITNWIKYAQWEESQKQIKRARSIYERALDVDHRNITLWLKYTEMEMRNRQINHARNLWDRAVTILPRANQFWYKYTYMEEMLENIAGARQVFERWMEWEPDEQAWQTYIKFELRYKEIQRAREIYERFVMVHPDVKHWIKYARFEESHGFINGARKVYERAVNFFGDESLDERLFIAFARFEEAQREHDRARIIYKYALDNISKERTEEIYKAYTIHEKKYGDRSGIEDVIVSKRKYQYEQEVKENPSNYDAWFDYLRLVESEGNVEVVRETYERAIANVPPTKEKQYWRRYIYLWINYALYEELDTEDIDRCRQVYRTCLELIPHKHFTFSKIWLFYAYFEIRQKNLTVARKTLGMALGVCPRDKLYRGYIDLEIQLREFDRCRILYEKFLEFGPENCTTWMKFAELETLLGDVDRARAIYELAVSQPRLDMPELLWKSYIDFEISQDEIENARQLFERLLERTLHVKVWIAYAKFELGNSSSEDGVDNVTLARRIFERGNDALRSNGDKESRVLLLEAWRDFENEKGDEESQTKIIAKMPRRIKRRRRIVGEDGNDGWEEIFDFVFPEDESQRPNLKFLASAKAWMKQKISSEIIQSGNKQLESDN